DNA from Methanothrix sp.:
GACCGTCGTGACCGATCCCCCCGATGAGAGCGTCGGCTACACGCTCCCGCCGATCAGAGCGGATGTCGTTCTAGTGAGCCACGATCATTTCGATCACAACAACGTGGAGGCGGTGATGGGATCGCCGATTGTGATAAAGCATCCTGGGATTTATAAAGCAGCTGGCATCGAGGTAAAGGGCGTTGCTACATATCATGATGATGCAGGAGGTAAATTGCGGGGCATGAACACGGTCTTCTGCTTCACCATGGATGACATCAGGGTGTGTCACCTGGGCGACCTGGGGCATGTGCTCAGTGACAGCGAGGCGAGGGCGATAGGCGATGTGGACATTCTTCTCATCCCTGTTGGGGGGACATTCACGATAGACGCGCGCGGTGCTCTTGCAGTCATAGACAAGCTCAGGCCGAAGCTCGTGATCCCCATGCATTACAGGACGCCGGCTCTGGCGTTCGATCTCGACCCTGTGGACAAGTTCCTGAAGGCAGCGAGAGGGCGGAAGGTTCTCGGGCCTGAGAAGCTTCTTCACGTATCCAGAGAGGATCTTTCTCAGCAGAGGATCGTGCTCCTGGAGTACGTCTCGTAGAAGGGGTGCTGCATGATGGGGCTCAGCCTCTTTGCGGCCTTTGCTTTATGCGCTCTGGCCGGAGCACCCTGTGTTTACCGGATTCTTCTCAGACGATGCAGCAGATCGGCGAGTATCACTCGAACTCTATTGTGCCTGGCGGTTTCGGGGTGATGTCGTACACCACCCTGGATACCCCGGGTATCTCGCCTGTTATCCTTGAGGATATCCTTCTGAGCGCATCCCAGGGGAGCTCGAGGACATCAGCCGTCATGGCATCTCTCGACGTCACTGCCCTCACTGCGACGACCCAGCCGTAGATCCTGTTATCACCCTTGACGCCTGTGGCCTTTCCGATAACAGCCGCGAACGCCTGCCACGGTTTGAATGAAGAGATCTCCTCCTCGACTATCGCGTTTGCGGTTCGCACGACCTCCAGCTTCTCCTTTGTTATCTCACCAACGATTCTGACCGCGAGACCTGGCCCTGGATACGGCATCCTCTCGCTTATCTCCATCGGCAAGCCAAGCGCCCTTGCGACCTCCCTGACCTCGTCTTTATAGAGATCGCGCATCGGCTCGATTATGCCCTTGAACTCGATGTGTAGAGGCAGCCCGCCCACATTGTGATGCGACTTTATCCCGCCCTCGGACTCGATCCTGTCAGGATAGATCGTGCCCTGGATCAGATACTCTGCGCCGACCTCGGATGCAACCTCCTCGAAAACCCTGATGAACGTCTCGCCTATGATCTTCCTCTTCTGCTCCGGATCTGTCACTCCCCTCAACGCGTTCAGAAATCTCTCTGATGCATCCACTTTTATGAGATTGAGATGGCTGAAGAGCTCCACGATCCGCTCCGACTCGAAACGCCTCATGAGACCGCTGTCGACATAGACCGGTATCAGATTCTCCCCAAGAGCCCTGTGAGCGAGAACTGCACAGACAGAGCTGTCGACACCGCCTGAGAGGGCTATTATCGCCCTGCCCTTCACCTCACGCCTTATCTCATCTATTGCGTTGTCGATAAAACGCTGAACATCCATACTAATAGCAGGAGATCTCACCGGATAATAGGCTTGTGGTGGTTCAGGGTGTTGCGCATGCAGAGAACCGCATCCATTGACCGAATGGAATGACTGGCAGTCTCTAATGAGCTGGCCCGAACAGCTTATTGGAACAGCTGAACGGTCACAATTCGGCGATCAGCAGTAAACCCAGCCAGGTCAAATGCTGCTGGCAGTGCA
Protein-coding regions in this window:
- a CDS encoding MBL fold metallo-hydrolase; translation: MDIKWFGHSCFQITDSIGRTVVTDPPDESVGYTLPPIRADVVLVSHDHFDHNNVEAVMGSPIVIKHPGIYKAAGIEVKGVATYHDDAGGKLRGMNTVFCFTMDDIRVCHLGDLGHVLSDSEARAIGDVDILLIPVGGTFTIDARGALAVIDKLRPKLVIPMHYRTPALAFDLDPVDKFLKAARGRKVLGPEKLLHVSREDLSQQRIVLLEYVS
- the guaA gene encoding glutamine-hydrolyzing GMP synthase, coding for MDVQRFIDNAIDEIRREVKGRAIIALSGGVDSSVCAVLAHRALGENLIPVYVDSGLMRRFESERIVELFSHLNLIKVDASERFLNALRGVTDPEQKRKIIGETFIRVFEEVASEVGAEYLIQGTIYPDRIESEGGIKSHHNVGGLPLHIEFKGIIEPMRDLYKDEVREVARALGLPMEISERMPYPGPGLAVRIVGEITKEKLEVVRTANAIVEEEISSFKPWQAFAAVIGKATGVKGDNRIYGWVVAVRAVTSRDAMTADVLELPWDALRRISSRITGEIPGVSRVVYDITPKPPGTIEFE